Within the Flavobacterium sp. CG_23.5 genome, the region AGATCGCTATGAATATTGGGAAGGTGTTTTTGGGAAATTGGTGGGAATCTATATCGTCATATTGGTGCTTTGGATTATTCGCACCATTTTTAATGCTTTACGAGATTATTTAAAACTAAAACCAAGATATAGCGACAAACCTATTGACAGTTTTATTCAGGTGATAATGATTATCCTATGGGTGGTTGGGATTACCGTGATTATTTCGAAATTATTTGATATTGATCAAAAAGAACTTTTAACTATTTTAGGAGCTGTTTCGGCGGTAATTATTTTAATTTTCAGAGATACTATTTTAGGGTTTGTTTCCAGCGTTCAAGTATCCATTAACGATATGGTTCGTATTGGGGATTGGATTACAATGGATAAATTTGGCGCCGATGGTGATGTAATCGAGATAAATCTAGCCACGGTAAAGGTTCGAAATTTTGACAATACCACGACCACTATTCCAACCTACAGTTTAAGTTCTGATTCTTTCCAAAACTGGCGCGGTATGCTCAATTCCGATGGGCGAAGGATCAAAAGACACATTCTTATAAAAACGAGCAGCATCCGATTTCTAGAAGAAACCGAATTAAATGATTTGAAAAGAATCAATCTAATCAGTGATTATATAGACACTCGAAAAGCTGAAATTGATGACTATAATTCAACTAATCAAATAGATAAATCGTTGGCGATTAATGGTAGAAATTTGACAAATTTGGGTTTGTTTCGAAAATATATTACGGAATATCTTTTTAATTATCCAGAACTGAATCAAGATATGCTGATGCTTTGCCGCCAGTTGCAATCGACTTCACATGGAGTTCCACTCGAAGTTTATGCTTTTTCTAAGGACAAAGGATTTGAAAATTACGAATATATAATGGCCGATGTTTTTGACCACATTATCGCATCAGTTCCATATTTTGATTTAGAAATTTTTGAATTGCCTTCAGAAGGTAGTTTCGTTGCTGATAATGAATTGCCAAAATTAAAAACAAAAAAAATAATATAATGTCAGTAACAGATTGGATTGGATTTGTAGGGGTGACCATTCTTTTGGTTGCCTACTTTTTAAACTTAAATGACACCATAAAAAAAGAAAGTCTTACATATCTTTTTTTGAATTTTATAGGCGCCGGAATAGCTTGTTTTGCATCCGTTTTGCTAAGTTATTTACCTTTCATTATTTTGGAAGGCTCTTGGACATTAGTTTCCGCTTATGGGATATTTACCTATTTTCGAAAAAAATAAAATATAAAATGGCTTTTTTTCCATTTTATGAAATCAAAACGAAAAATATTCTTTTCATAACATAAAATCAAGTGGTTTCTATTTCTTTTTTTCATAATTTTAAAGAAAAAAATGGACCAACGCGATACTTTTTTAAAACAATTCAGAGGACAAACTATCGGTACTGTTACCTCTCAATCTTCATCTGATGAATCCTTTCAAAATGAAGTTCTTCGACCTATTTTAAAATTACAAAACGATTTGTTTGTAGCGTCGTTCATCAATTATATCGACAAGAATAAAACTGATTTTTATTCGCAAACTACTGAAAAAAAATTGTCGATGATCGAAAACGCAATCCAAAAAGACATCAAATTCAGAAATGCCTTGAAGGGAATGATTATCGGTTTATTTACTTCGAATGAATACGCTCAATACATTAAAAATTCTTCCAGCCTAAACAAAAGAATGATGACTATGCTTGTAGAAAGATTAAAAAGTCAAGTACAGTTATTTGAGGTAAATGCTGATTCATAATTCTTTAAAACAACCAACTATTTAAAAACTTTGTACCATATATTGGTAATTGATTGATGAATTTTTCGAGTAAATACTCGGTTTCTAGCCGCTTCCATCGTTAAATTAAAAAAAGTTGATGTATTAAAAACCATTTGTTTTTGATTATAATTTAAAAAATATGGGCTAATTAATATAAAAATCACAATTTCATTCCTAGTTAATAATCTTTATTGCTTTTTGTGATAATTATTAGTTAAGCTTAATCAAATATCTTTTTTTGCTCGTTTTTTTTCATTATAATTGTTAAAAATAAAGCTATGAAGGAAGAATATTTCAAATGGTATTCCCCCAATCTAAATAGAGATATCGAAATGTTGGTTTTTGGACATGCGGGATTTCCTGTAATTCTTTTTCCTACCTCTATGGGAAGTTATCATGAAAATAAGGACATGGGATTGATTGAATCGGCCAAATGGTATATTGAGCAAGGTTTAATTCAGGTTTTTTGTCCTGACAGCATTGATAAAGACAGTTTTTACAATAAAAATATCCATCCTGTCCATCGTATAGAAAATCACGTTAAATATGACAAAATGATTTGTCATGAAATTGTCGAAAAAGTAAAAAACAGTACTGCTTCCGGCAAAGTGATTATGGCGGGTTGCAGCTTTGGTGGATATCATGCGGCTAATTTTGCTTTTCGTCATCCTGGATATGTGAGTCATCTGTTTTCTATGAGCGGCGCTTTTAACATTAAGAGTTTCATGGATGGTTTTCATAACGACGATGTATTTTATAACAGTCCGGAAGATTATTTACACGGTCTTAATGATTCTGAATTGTGGAATATGGATATCGTTTTAGGAACTTCTAATTGGGATATTTGTTTCGATGCCAATCTAAAATTAAGCAAGGTTTTAAGCGAAAGAAACATCCATCACTGGCTGGATATTCGTCAGGATAAAAATCATGACTGGCCAATGTGGAAAGAAATGTTTCCGCACTATTTATCAAGAATTAAATTTTTTTAAAATAATATAATCAACACAATCAGGTATCAAGTAATTAAAATAGAAAGAGATGAAAAAAATTGGAATTTTATTTGGAATGGAAGATACATTTCCACAAGCGTTTATAGACAGAGTGAATTCGAAAAACGAAAAAGGAATTATTGCAGAAGCGGTTTCCATTGATAAAGTCGTTCAAAATCAAGGTGGTGAATATGCTGTAATTATCGATAGAATTTCACAAGATGTTCCTTTTTATCGTGCTTATTTAAAAAATGCAGCTTTAACAGGAACAAATGTTATTAATAATCCTTTCTGGTGGAGTGCCGACGATAAATTTTTCAATAATGCGTTAGCAGATACTCTTGGAGTTCCATTACCCAATACCGTAATCCTACCTTCAGCGGAACATCCTACGGATACAACCGGAAAATCTTTCAGGAATTTAAAGTACCCGATGTATTGGCAGGGAATTTTCGATTATATTGGTTTTCCAGCGTACATGAAACCGTATGCAGGTGGCGGTTGGAAAAATGTTTATCGTTTAGAAAATAAAGAAGAGTTTTGGGAGAAACATCAGGAAACAGGACAATTAGTGATGATGCTTCAGGAAGAAATTGTTTTCACGGAATATTTCAGAGTGTATTGTTTGGGATGTAAAGCAGTCCGAATCATGCAATATGAACCAAGAAACCCACATCATTTGCGTTATGTAATTGATGGACCGCCAACGGATAAAAAATTATTGGCAACGATAAAAGACTATACTTTAAGACTTTGTAAAGGATTGGGTTATGATTTTAATACAGTTGAATTTGCTGTAAGAGATGGAATCCCTTATGCTATTGATTTTGGAAATCCGGCTCCAGATGCTGAATTAACATCAGTTGGTGCTGAAAATTTTGAATGGGTTGTTGAAGAAGCTTCAAAGATGGCAATCGCTGCCGCGAAAAAACAAAAACCTGGAAAAATGAATCTTACTTGGGGTACGTTTATTAAAGACGCTGCAAAATAGTTTTCAGTCACAGTATTCAGTTAATAGACTGAAAACTGCGACTGCGACTGAACACTAAAAAAATAATTATGTCAAAGAAATTACCAGTTTTTACGCTAGGTGTCGAAGAAGAATATCAAATTATTGATCCTGAAACAAGAGATTTGCGGTCGCATTTGTCTAAAATTGTGGATGGTGCTAAAATAATATTAAACGAGCAGGTGAAGTCAGAAATGCACCAATCTGTGGTCGAAGTGGGAACCAATATTTGTAAAAGTGTTGCTGAAGCTAAGTGTGAAATTAAATTTTTGAGGTCTAAAATTGTAGAATTAGCCGATAAACAAGATTTAATCGTTGGTGGTGCCGGAACGCATCCGTTTTCTAAATGGCAAGACCAGCCCATCACTGATGATCCCAGATACCACGATATTGTGAATGAATTGCAAGACGCAGCGCGATCCAATTTAATTTTTGGGATGCATTGCCATGTAGGAATTGAAAATCGGGAAATTGGATTGCAATTGATGAATCAAGCGACCTACTTTTTGCCTCATATTTTTGCGCTTTCTACGAATTCTCCTTTTTGGGAAGGGCGCAAAACGGGTTATAAATCCTTTAGAACAAAGGTTTTTGATAAATTTCCAAGAACAGGATTACCGGAATATTTCGATTCGGTTGCTGCGTATCAAAATTATTTGGATACGTTAGTTAAAACCAACTGTATAGATAATCCTAAAAAGATTTGGTGGGATTTACGTTTGCATCCTTTTTACAATACGATTGAATTTAGGATTTGCGATATGTGTTTAACAGTGGATGAAACCATATGTATTGTGGCTATTATTCAAGCAATTGTGGCCAAACTTTATAAACTTAACATGAATAATACTAGTTTTAATATTTATAGACTAGCCCTGATAAAAGAAAATAAATTTCGTGCAGCCCGTTACGGAATTGAAAATAACATGATTGATTTTGGTTTGCAAAAAGAGGTGGAAACAAAGATACTAATTCTGGAACTCCTTGATTTCATTGATGATGTAGTCGATGAATTGGGAAGTCGAGACGATATTAATTATGTTCATGAGATTTTGAAAAACGGAACTGGAGCGGACAAACAGTTGGCTATTTTTGAAGAAACAGGTAATCTTTCTCGAGTGGTTGATTTTATTACTGGTGAATTTACAAAAGGATTGTAAATTAAAAATTACCTTTGCCGATTGATTTTTTAAAATAAACGTATGTCCAATAGAATTATAAAGATTGCCTTATTAGATATGTACAATGGTATGCCAAATCAGGGAATGCGTTGTATTATTGATGTCATTAACCGGTTTAGTCCTGTTGTAAGTTTCGAAATATTTGATGTGCGCGTAAAGTGTGAATTACCTGAAATTAACAAGTTTGATATTTATATTTCCACTGGCGGTCCAGGAAATCCAATGGTAGGAGACGGAGAATGGGATAAAAAGTATTACGAATTTATTGACTCCTTGACAAAGTGGAATAACGAAAATGCGATTAAAAAACATGTTTTGTTTATTTGTCATTCGTTTCAGATGGCTTGTCTGCATTTTGGATTGGCAACTGTAACCAAACGAAATGACACCTCTTTTGGCGTGATGACGATTCACAAAACAAAAGAAGGATTAACGGATCCCCTTTTTGAAGGATTGTCAGACCCTTTTTACGCCATTGATTCTCGCGATTATCAGGTTGTACAGCCTAAACTGAGTATTTTTACTAAAAAAGGAGCCAAAATTATTTCTTTGGAAAAAATTAGAGATCACGTGCAATATGAACGTGCTATTATGGCCGTTCGTTTCACGGATTATTTTGTAGGCACGCAGTTTCATCCAGAAGCTGATCCAATAAGCTTTGTCTCGCATTTGAGAAATAAAGAAGCGAAAGAAAAAATCAAGACTATGAAAGGCAAAAAGAAGTTTAGAAACATGCTGGAAGACTTGTTGGACGATGATAAAATATACAGAACCAATGAAACTTTAATTCCAAATTTCCTGCGAATTGCCATAAATGACTTGATGAAAACTAAAAAAATGTTATCTAATTAGTAAATTCTACAGTGTATGATTTCAAAATATCGGGAGTTATTTAATACTCAATTTACAAACAAAAAATATCAAGAATTTAAAGACGATATTGCTTCCGATTTTAATTATTTGCCGACTTTTAGATTAGCCGAAACTCCATTTTTTATTTCAAATGAGTTAAAAGCACAATTGATTGAAGGATGTAATGAGGTTATAGCTTTAATTAAACAAGAAAACTTTAAAGCACTTACTGACACAGCATTAGAATTAAATAATAAAGTTCCAAACGAGGACGAACACACTTCTTTTTTAGCCATCGATTTCGGGATTTGCGTAGAAGATGGTGCGGTTATTCCTAAACTAATTGAAGTACAAGGTTTTCCATCTTTATACAATTATCAGTTTAATTTGTATGAGAAATTTAAGAATCATTATCCTTTTCTTGCTGAATTAACTCCTTTTATAAATGATATTGAACCACAAGCATATCTTGATATTCTGGAAGAAGTAATTTGTAACAAGCATCCAAAAGAAAATGTTATTCTGCTTGAAATTGAACCGGAGAAGCAAAACACAAAAATTGATTTTTATTATTGCAGCAGCGATATTGGTATTCCAATAGTTTGTGTTACTGAACTGATAAAAAAAGGGAAACAACTTTTTTATAAAAATGCAGCAGGAGATGAAATTCTTGTAAAACGAATTTATAATCGAGTTATTTTTGATGAATTGGATTTACGAACTGATTTAAAACTAAATTTCAATTTTTCTGACAATCTTGATGTAGAATGGGCAGGACATCCCAATTGGTTTTTCAGAATCAGTAAATTTATTTTGCCGTTGTTAAAAGGAAAATATTTTATTGAAACTACTTTATTAAGTGAGCTGGAAGTAATTCCGGAAGATTTAGAAAATTATGTGCTGAAACCCTTATTTTCTTTCTCAGGTACTGGCGTAATTTTCCATGTAAAAAAAGAAGATATTGAAGCAATAGTTGAAAAAGAACTTTATATCCTTCAGAAAAAAGTAAACTACATCCCTATAGTACAATCTCCAGATGGAAAAGTAAAAGCCGAAGTTCGTGTGCTTTGTGTTTGGAAAAAAGAGGATGAATCTCCTACTCTACTTTGCAACCTAGTTCGATTGAGTCGCGGCGAGATGATTGGTGTGAAGTTCAATAAGGATAAAGATTGGGTTGGCGGTACTTTGGGATTGTTTGAGAGATAAAAACTATTCGCATAAAAAAGACCAATTTACATATTGGTCTTTTTTGTTTTTCTATTTTATAAAAATTATTCCGAGATATTAAAACCCGCTACATAAAAATTCTCATCTATTTCCAGCTTGGCATTTTCGCTCTTAACAGAAATCGAATCCCAACCTGTTGTTGGTTTCAGTAATTTTCCAGTTCCATTTACCGTTATTTTTATTGGCATATTAAATCCCGGAACACAATTTGTCCATCGGTATCCTAATTTATCGTTTTTGAAAAAATATTCTAAAGTTGGAATTCTAATATCTCTCAGATATTGATTGAAAAAAGCAGATAGATCCATTTCTGTGGATTTACTCAAATAATCTTCAATTTGTTTTGTTGTAACCGTTTGATGATAAAAAGTACTGTTTAATCCTCTTAAAATAGTTCTCCATTTTTCATCATCATTTACAATTTGACGCAACGTATGCAACATATTGGCCCCTTTGTAATACATATCGCTTGAACCTTCATTATTTACATCATAGTAGCCAATTATAGGTTTATCGTTTTGAATATTTTTTCGCAAACCCCTAACGTAAGTATAAGCGGCCTCTTTTCCGTAATAATATTCCAGGAAAAGACTTTCAGAATAATCTGTGAAACTTTCATGAATCCACATATCAGCAATATCTTTGTAAGTGATATTATTGGCAAACCATTCATGTCCAGATTCATGAATAATTATATAGTCAAACTTTAAACCCCAGCCGGTACCACTTAAATCTCTTCCTAAATATCCATTTTTGAAACCATTCCCATAGGTTACACTACTTTGATGTTCCATCCCTAAATATGGTGCTTCAACGAGTTTGTAACTGTCTTCATAAAAAGGATACGGTCCAAACCAATGCTCGAAAGCCTTCAGCATTCGAGGCGCATCTTTGAATTGGATTTTTGCTTTGGCTAAATCATCTCTTAAAACATAATAATTACAATCTAAATCTCCTTTTTCCCCTTTGTATTTCTCCGAAAAAGAAACATAATCGCCAATGTTGATGTTCACACCGTAATTGTTGATGGGATTTGATACCAGCCAATTATATGTTGTAGTTCCGTCTTTCAACTCGGTTACACTTTGCAAACGACCATTGGAGACATCCATCAAATTTTTTGGAACATTTACGCTGATTAGCATACTTTCCACTTCGTCATACATATGATCTTTATTGGGCCACCAAACACTGGCTCCCAATCCTTGACAAGATGACGCTATAAACGGATTACCATTAGAATCTTTTTTCCAAGTAATTCCTCCGTCCCATGGCGGATTTACGGCTATCTTTGGTTTACCTCCATAAAACACAGTGAGTTCTTTTACTGTTCCGGTTCTTTGAGGAGCAACTAATTCTATAATAAATACATTTCCATCCCTTGTATATTTTAATTCTTTTCCGTCTTGAATCACCTTAAAGATTTCCATTGGATTTTGTAAATCTATTTGCATGCGATTGTATTCCTGCAGTACTTGATATTTTATAGTATTGGAACCAGTAATGGTTTGCTCCGTTGGATTTACTTTAATGTCAAGATGATATTGTTTTACATCCCACCAAGCTCTTTCTTTGGTTATACTTCCTCGCAATGAATCCTGTCTGGTAAAAACTTGTTGTGATTTTCCAAGAAGTCCTTGAGCGTTTGCAGCGTTAGAAATAAAAAGGGAAATAAAAATAAAGCGAAAATATATTTTCATGAAATTAGAAATTTTTGTGAATTTTAGATTTGGTTTAGAAAAAAAATTAACAGTCTAATGCAATTTCGCCACTTTATTTTGTTCTACAACTGCCGTAAAATTAGCTACTAATTGATCAGCATAATCATCTAATAATTCAAGAATTCTTTCGTGTTTATCTGATTTTACAATTAGTCCCGCATGATAATCTAATGGAACTTTGAAACAAACTTCAGGATCTGTAAAAGAGGATAAATTAGGATGCTGAAATTTAGACAAAGTCAATACAATACCGGCATATCCTTTTTTTGCTTTTGGCAAAACATATTTCGTTCCTTTAACTAATGCATCTTCTATAGTCGCCCATTCTTTCCATAAGTTAATGTTGGAAGCTTCTGCAACCATTTCGGCGAGATGAGCTCCACCAACGCGAGACGATGTTTCCAGAAAATAAATTTTTCCATCCTCTTTAGATTTTATAAATTCAGTATGAGAGGCACCGTGTTTCAATCCAAAACCTTTCATCACTTGTTCATTAACTTTTTTTATTACTTTGTCATCCTCTGAACCATATGGAATATTTGCCGAACGAAAAACACCGCCACCTTGCGAAATTTCCATTGGCGTAGCCAAATATTTAGAAGTTAAACTGAATATCACTTTACTGTCTACAATCAAACTGTCACAATGATATACATCGCCTGGTTTGAATTGTTCCAATAAATATTTGAATCTGTTATTCCCCATTTCGTTGATATGAATCCACAAACTTTCTTTGTCAAACACTTTTATAATCCCTGTTGCCGAAGCCTCAGAACGTGGTTTCAAAACCCATGGCGCGGGAATAGTATCTGCAAAAGTGTTGATATCAGGGTCATTAAATAACGAACAAAAAGCAGGTATAGAAATACCACAACTTTTGGCTCTCATTCGCATCGCTAATTTATCTCTAAAATAACGTCCCGTAGTTTGGCCCATTCCA harbors:
- a CDS encoding M1 family metallopeptidase; its protein translation is MKIYFRFIFISLFISNAANAQGLLGKSQQVFTRQDSLRGSITKERAWWDVKQYHLDIKVNPTEQTITGSNTIKYQVLQEYNRMQIDLQNPMEIFKVIQDGKELKYTRDGNVFIIELVAPQRTGTVKELTVFYGGKPKIAVNPPWDGGITWKKDSNGNPFIASSCQGLGASVWWPNKDHMYDEVESMLISVNVPKNLMDVSNGRLQSVTELKDGTTTYNWLVSNPINNYGVNINIGDYVSFSEKYKGEKGDLDCNYYVLRDDLAKAKIQFKDAPRMLKAFEHWFGPYPFYEDSYKLVEAPYLGMEHQSSVTYGNGFKNGYLGRDLSGTGWGLKFDYIIIHESGHEWFANNITYKDIADMWIHESFTDYSESLFLEYYYGKEAAYTYVRGLRKNIQNDKPIIGYYDVNNEGSSDMYYKGANMLHTLRQIVNDDEKWRTILRGLNSTFYHQTVTTKQIEDYLSKSTEMDLSAFFNQYLRDIRIPTLEYFFKNDKLGYRWTNCVPGFNMPIKITVNGTGKLLKPTTGWDSISVKSENAKLEIDENFYVAGFNISE
- a CDS encoding glyoxalase: MDQRDTFLKQFRGQTIGTVTSQSSSDESFQNEVLRPILKLQNDLFVASFINYIDKNKTDFYSQTTEKKLSMIENAIQKDIKFRNALKGMIIGLFTSNEYAQYIKNSSSLNKRMMTMLVERLKSQVQLFEVNADS
- a CDS encoding acetyl-CoA carboxylase biotin carboxylase subunit family protein, yielding MENSKTFICISNYFKGSDFLIQLKKMGNKVYLVTSEKLRKSPWPHEYIDEIFYMEGQDIDWNLEHLLLGVGNLMKTTKIDAIVALDDYDVEKATYLRENLRIDGMGQTTGRYFRDKLAMRMRAKSCGISIPAFCSLFNDPDINTFADTIPAPWVLKPRSEASATGIIKVFDKESLWIHINEMGNNRFKYLLEQFKPGDVYHCDSLIVDSKVIFSLTSKYLATPMEISQGGGVFRSANIPYGSEDDKVIKKVNEQVMKGFGLKHGASHTEFIKSKEDGKIYFLETSSRVGGAHLAEMVAEASNINLWKEWATIEDALVKGTKYVLPKAKKGYAGIVLTLSKFQHPNLSSFTDPEVCFKVPLDYHAGLIVKSDKHERILELLDDYADQLVANFTAVVEQNKVAKLH
- a CDS encoding type 1 glutamine amidotransferase, giving the protein MSNRIIKIALLDMYNGMPNQGMRCIIDVINRFSPVVSFEIFDVRVKCELPEINKFDIYISTGGPGNPMVGDGEWDKKYYEFIDSLTKWNNENAIKKHVLFICHSFQMACLHFGLATVTKRNDTSFGVMTIHKTKEGLTDPLFEGLSDPFYAIDSRDYQVVQPKLSIFTKKGAKIISLEKIRDHVQYERAIMAVRFTDYFVGTQFHPEADPISFVSHLRNKEAKEKIKTMKGKKKFRNMLEDLLDDDKIYRTNETLIPNFLRIAINDLMKTKKMLSN
- a CDS encoding mechanosensitive ion channel family protein is translated as MYKFIEKLFTFLYPIFRKWGLGSSIASYLSLIINIAVLCLLAFTIYVVFRLILVTVMVFIAQKTKTKFDDLLVTNKTAKYIAHLIPLLFIYKSVPIILDRYEYWEGVFGKLVGIYIVILVLWIIRTIFNALRDYLKLKPRYSDKPIDSFIQVIMIILWVVGITVIISKLFDIDQKELLTILGAVSAVIILIFRDTILGFVSSVQVSINDMVRIGDWITMDKFGADGDVIEINLATVKVRNFDNTTTTIPTYSLSSDSFQNWRGMLNSDGRRIKRHILIKTSSIRFLEETELNDLKRINLISDYIDTRKAEIDDYNSTNQIDKSLAINGRNLTNLGLFRKYITEYLFNYPELNQDMLMLCRQLQSTSHGVPLEVYAFSKDKGFENYEYIMADVFDHIIASVPYFDLEIFELPSEGSFVADNELPKLKTKKII
- a CDS encoding RimK family alpha-L-glutamate ligase; amino-acid sequence: MKKIGILFGMEDTFPQAFIDRVNSKNEKGIIAEAVSIDKVVQNQGGEYAVIIDRISQDVPFYRAYLKNAALTGTNVINNPFWWSADDKFFNNALADTLGVPLPNTVILPSAEHPTDTTGKSFRNLKYPMYWQGIFDYIGFPAYMKPYAGGGWKNVYRLENKEEFWEKHQETGQLVMMLQEEIVFTEYFRVYCLGCKAVRIMQYEPRNPHHLRYVIDGPPTDKKLLATIKDYTLRLCKGLGYDFNTVEFAVRDGIPYAIDFGNPAPDAELTSVGAENFEWVVEEASKMAIAAAKKQKPGKMNLTWGTFIKDAAK
- a CDS encoding esterase family protein, coding for MKEEYFKWYSPNLNRDIEMLVFGHAGFPVILFPTSMGSYHENKDMGLIESAKWYIEQGLIQVFCPDSIDKDSFYNKNIHPVHRIENHVKYDKMICHEIVEKVKNSTASGKVIMAGCSFGGYHAANFAFRHPGYVSHLFSMSGAFNIKSFMDGFHNDDVFYNSPEDYLHGLNDSELWNMDIVLGTSNWDICFDANLKLSKVLSERNIHHWLDIRQDKNHDWPMWKEMFPHYLSRIKFF
- a CDS encoding carboxylate-amine ligase, translating into MSKKLPVFTLGVEEEYQIIDPETRDLRSHLSKIVDGAKIILNEQVKSEMHQSVVEVGTNICKSVAEAKCEIKFLRSKIVELADKQDLIVGGAGTHPFSKWQDQPITDDPRYHDIVNELQDAARSNLIFGMHCHVGIENREIGLQLMNQATYFLPHIFALSTNSPFWEGRKTGYKSFRTKVFDKFPRTGLPEYFDSVAAYQNYLDTLVKTNCIDNPKKIWWDLRLHPFYNTIEFRICDMCLTVDETICIVAIIQAIVAKLYKLNMNNTSFNIYRLALIKENKFRAARYGIENNMIDFGLQKEVETKILILELLDFIDDVVDELGSRDDINYVHEILKNGTGADKQLAIFEETGNLSRVVDFITGEFTKGL
- a CDS encoding CBU_0592 family membrane protein, giving the protein MSVTDWIGFVGVTILLVAYFLNLNDTIKKESLTYLFLNFIGAGIACFASVLLSYLPFIILEGSWTLVSAYGIFTYFRKK